In Litorimonas taeanensis, one DNA window encodes the following:
- a CDS encoding pentapeptide repeat-containing protein translates to MKHIPMTSLAAFAAFALFAPTSQAQIRVESRIHASSGECAQCDLSNKRMNGVKLKDSNFAGALFNNSNLSGGQIDGSNLTGAHFRKALLYRVHGDKVMMESAVLEDATMTEAKVTNSILRSANLLRADLSRAHFEGNDFTASNLTSVKAPSVNFTGSNFSDAQLYHVNLREAVLDEASFKDVSFGFATLTDASLKGTDFSDAKMSNVQGLKQSQLDLACGNAMTELPDGLSIPYCVTAAHSQIDHNHDDMTPKMAHIARRLDRAIRDVELLLDATPPNNRPMKRKLQSIHSDLVQSKDALEK, encoded by the coding sequence ATGAAACATATTCCGATGACATCTTTGGCGGCTTTTGCCGCCTTTGCGCTCTTTGCGCCAACATCACAGGCTCAAATTCGGGTTGAATCCCGAATCCACGCTTCATCTGGAGAATGCGCACAATGTGACCTGTCCAATAAGCGTATGAACGGTGTAAAACTGAAAGATTCAAATTTTGCAGGGGCTTTGTTTAATAATTCTAACCTGTCCGGCGGACAAATTGATGGTTCAAACTTAACTGGCGCTCACTTTCGAAAAGCGCTGCTTTACCGAGTTCATGGCGACAAGGTGATGATGGAGTCTGCAGTCCTAGAAGATGCGACCATGACCGAAGCAAAGGTCACAAATTCTATTCTGCGTTCAGCAAATTTACTCCGCGCAGACCTTTCTCGCGCCCATTTCGAGGGGAATGATTTCACGGCCTCTAATTTGACGTCAGTAAAAGCCCCGTCTGTCAATTTTACAGGATCAAATTTCAGCGACGCGCAGCTCTATCATGTGAACCTTCGCGAAGCTGTTCTTGATGAGGCCTCATTCAAAGATGTTAGCTTTGGTTTTGCCACGCTTACGGATGCGAGCTTGAAAGGCACAGATTTTTCCGATGCAAAAATGTCAAATGTTCAAGGCTTGAAACAATCGCAACTTGACCTAGCCTGCGGTAATGCGATGACAGAATTACCCGATGGCCTATCTATCCCTTATTGCGTGACGGCGGCACATAGCCAAATCGATCATAATCACGATGATATGACACCAAAAATGGCGCATATTGCGCGTAGACTTGATCGCGCCATTCGGGATGTAGAACTTCTCCTTGATGCAACGCCGCCAAACAATCGACCTATGAAGCGTAAACTCCAAAGCATTCACTCTGATTTGGTGCAGTCCAAGGATGCATTAGAAAAATAA
- a CDS encoding NADH:ubiquinone oxidoreductase subunit NDUFA12, with product MSFIKRIFTWWNGSTFGTNLEIGRRGTKIAEDAYGNTYYEEKKATYEGRKRRWVTYDGYADASRIPPGWQGWLNHTSELPPTEDGYVPHAWEKDHVPNLTGTVHAYKPKGSLDRGGVRDKVAADYEAWTPDA from the coding sequence ATGTCTTTTATTAAGCGCATTTTTACATGGTGGAACGGCTCCACATTCGGCACGAATCTAGAAATCGGTCGCCGAGGCACAAAAATTGCTGAAGATGCTTATGGCAATACCTATTATGAAGAGAAAAAAGCAACCTATGAAGGGCGTAAGCGCCGCTGGGTGACTTATGACGGTTATGCTGATGCTTCTCGCATTCCTCCAGGGTGGCAGGGTTGGCTTAATCACACGAGTGAATTACCTCCGACAGAAGACGGTTATGTTCCCCATGCTTGGGAAAAGGACCATGTGCCTAATCTAACGGGTACGGTTCATGCCTATAAACCCAAGGGTAGCTTAGATCGTGGCGGCGTTCGCGATAAAGTGGCAGCCGATTACGAAGCGTGGACACCTGATGCTTAA
- a CDS encoding DUF2155 domain-containing protein, with protein sequence MLKAFSLSLLAFTFSVPVSAQIGDSQSTQTRRNLVGTSVVLRTLDKVTATTQDYTVKIGETLTYGSLTITAQHCEKKPPEEIPETYAFLQIKDARLNGKGETADIDQTVFSGWMFASKPAISALDHRVYDVWVIDCRVPKARTETSELRR encoded by the coding sequence ATGCTTAAAGCGTTTTCGCTTTCACTCTTAGCTTTCACATTTTCTGTGCCCGTCTCGGCACAGATTGGGGATAGCCAATCCACTCAAACCCGCCGTAATCTCGTCGGGACCTCTGTCGTTTTGCGGACTTTGGATAAGGTGACGGCTACCACTCAGGATTATACTGTGAAAATAGGAGAAACTCTTACCTACGGTAGTCTGACGATTACAGCGCAGCATTGCGAAAAGAAACCACCAGAAGAAATTCCTGAAACCTATGCCTTTTTGCAAATTAAAGATGCGCGCCTTAATGGTAAGGGCGAGACGGCCGATATAGATCAAACCGTTTTTTCAGGTTGGATGTTCGCGTCAAAACCCGCTATAAGCGCTCTCGACCATCGTGTTTATGATGTCTGGGTTATTGATTGCAGAGTGCCCAAAGCCAGAACGGAAACATCAGAGTTACGTCGATAA